A single window of Pseudomonas lutea DNA harbors:
- a CDS encoding ShlB/FhaC/HecB family hemolysin secretion/activation protein, with protein sequence MPLSLPRIRLLLCTFLLACMSLNSATAAPTPGDQDLIRDRQNRLLEEQSRRLQELQDLPGKQAKPEAPATPADSRCFPIQDIELKGADSLSDTDRTRLLKPYIGQCLGVTQLNELLKVITDYYIDKGRVTSRAYLPQQDLSSGHLQVLVVEGKLEALKAAEGSTVTDRELAMAFPGKVGEALDLREIEQLVDQLNRLPSRQAQMRLTPGQQIGGSEVVVNNVPQKPWRASLSRNNDGQESTGEQQWDAGLEWDSPLGLGDQLILRSGHDAVSDHQKTSKNNMLYYNVPWGWWNFSYTYSESDYRTYGETDSSKFKLNGDNENHQLRAERVIHRDDVSKTSVNAGLAHLRTNNYVLDVRTEPSSNRLSELQLGINHGRRIGNAFVNLDLGMQNGIGLLDAQSEEERDELGNRQANSRYRKYTATVSYLQPFTLWGESFSFSSLATGQRSEDILFSPQRISLGGSASVRGLKDQQLTGDSGGYWRNEVRWARPVTLDWMRPAFAEYGTSVGYDQGVISNDRYNGDVHGRVSSNSLELFARGKYVSTSVTFAHSLERPGVVTEREAPIYFRMDFFL encoded by the coding sequence ATGCCCTTGTCATTGCCACGGATTCGGTTGTTGCTTTGCACTTTTCTGCTCGCGTGTATGAGCCTGAACAGCGCCACCGCTGCCCCAACGCCCGGCGATCAGGACCTGATCCGCGACCGGCAGAACCGCCTTCTCGAAGAGCAGAGCCGCCGCCTGCAAGAGCTTCAGGACTTGCCCGGCAAACAGGCCAAGCCCGAGGCCCCGGCCACGCCGGCCGATAGTCGTTGCTTCCCGATTCAGGATATCGAGCTCAAGGGTGCCGACAGCCTGTCCGACACTGACCGCACGCGTCTGCTCAAACCCTACATCGGCCAATGCCTGGGCGTGACGCAGCTCAATGAACTGCTCAAGGTCATCACCGACTACTACATCGACAAGGGCCGCGTCACCAGCCGTGCCTACTTGCCGCAACAAGACCTCTCCAGCGGTCACCTGCAGGTGCTGGTGGTCGAAGGCAAACTCGAAGCGTTGAAAGCCGCCGAGGGCAGTACCGTGACGGACCGCGAGCTGGCCATGGCCTTTCCCGGCAAGGTCGGCGAGGCGCTCGACCTGCGCGAGATCGAACAACTGGTGGACCAGCTCAACCGTTTGCCCTCCAGGCAGGCGCAGATGCGACTGACCCCGGGCCAGCAGATCGGCGGCAGTGAAGTGGTGGTCAACAACGTCCCGCAAAAGCCCTGGCGCGCGAGCCTGTCGCGTAACAACGACGGTCAGGAAAGCACCGGTGAACAGCAATGGGACGCAGGGCTGGAATGGGACAGTCCGCTGGGCCTGGGCGACCAATTGATACTGCGCAGCGGCCACGACGCTGTCAGCGACCACCAGAAAACCTCGAAAAACAACATGCTGTATTACAACGTGCCGTGGGGCTGGTGGAACTTCAGCTACACGTACAGCGAAAGCGACTATCGCACCTACGGCGAGACCGACAGCAGCAAATTCAAGCTCAATGGCGACAACGAGAACCACCAACTGCGCGCCGAGCGGGTGATCCATCGCGATGACGTGAGCAAGACCTCGGTGAACGCCGGCCTGGCTCATCTGCGTACCAACAACTACGTTCTCGACGTGCGCACCGAGCCGAGCAGTAACCGCCTCAGCGAACTCCAGCTCGGCATCAACCACGGTCGGCGCATCGGCAATGCGTTCGTCAACCTTGACCTGGGCATGCAGAACGGCATCGGCCTACTCGATGCCCAGTCTGAAGAAGAACGCGATGAGTTAGGCAACCGGCAGGCCAATTCGCGCTACCGCAAATACACCGCCACCGTCAGTTACCTGCAGCCGTTCACGCTGTGGGGCGAGTCGTTCAGCTTTTCCAGCCTGGCCACCGGTCAGCGCAGTGAAGACATTCTCTTCAGCCCGCAGCGCATTAGCCTGGGTGGCTCGGCCTCGGTACGCGGTCTCAAGGACCAGCAACTGACCGGCGACAGCGGCGGTTACTGGCGCAACGAAGTGCGCTGGGCACGCCCGGTAACGCTGGATTGGATGCGCCCGGCCTTTGCCGAGTACGGCACCAGCGTCGGCTACGACCAGGGCGTGATCAGCAACGACCGCTACAACGGCGACGTACATGGTCGCGTGTCCAGTAATTCTCTGGAGCTGTTCGCTCGGGGCAAGTACGTCAGCACCAGCGTGACCTTTGCCCATTCTTTAGAAAGACCGGGAGTGGTCACCGAGCGCGAAGCGCCGATCTACTTCCGCATGGATTTCTTCCTGTAA
- a CDS encoding DUF1203 domain-containing protein, with product MAFRITGLAPEPFQSLYGLPDQDLASFGVKRYIVDSNPGFPDRIEMKDAELGQSVFLLNHVCQPAKTPYRASHAIFIREWATQAYDAVDQVPESMRIRLLSLRAFNDDGMMLDADVADGMVMEPVVTRMFANPEVSYIHVHNAKQGCYSGRIDRA from the coding sequence ATGGCGTTCCGTATAACTGGCCTTGCCCCCGAGCCATTCCAGTCACTTTATGGATTGCCCGACCAGGATCTGGCATCTTTTGGAGTGAAGCGTTACATCGTCGACAGCAACCCGGGTTTTCCTGACCGTATCGAAATGAAAGATGCGGAACTGGGTCAGAGCGTGTTTTTACTCAACCATGTCTGTCAGCCAGCCAAGACGCCATACCGCGCTTCACACGCGATCTTCATACGGGAGTGGGCTACGCAAGCTTATGACGCAGTCGACCAGGTACCTGAGTCAATGCGCATCCGCCTGCTATCACTTCGTGCTTTCAATGATGATGGGATGATGCTGGACGCCGACGTAGCTGATGGAATGGTGATGGAACCTGTAGTCACTCGGATGTTTGCCAATCCAGAGGTAAGTTACATTCATGTTCACAATGCCAAACAGGGTTGCTACTCAGGGCGAATAGATCGGGCGTAG